The following coding sequences lie in one Cyanobacterium sp. Dongsha4 genomic window:
- a CDS encoding IS630 transposase-related protein, with amino-acid sequence MPYSLDLRTRVVTFVENGGGITRASKLFQVSRTSIYRWLNRNNLQATIVEHRQRKLDWFALEKDVAQNRDLRLIDRAKKFGVSPSAIFYALQKMKINRKKNSFVINREIDKKE; translated from the coding sequence ATGCCTTACAGTCTAGATTTGAGAACTAGAGTCGTTACTTTTGTGGAAAACGGTGGTGGTATTACAAGAGCATCTAAACTGTTTCAAGTTTCCAGAACTTCCATTTATCGATGGTTAAATCGAAATAATCTGCAGGCTACAATAGTTGAACACCGTCAACGTAAACTTGATTGGTTTGCTTTAGAAAAAGATGTCGCCCAAAATCGAGATCTTCGATTGATTGATCGAGCTAAGAAATTTGGAGTTAGCCCTTCTGCCATATTTTATGCTCTCCAAAAAATGAAAATTAATCGAAAAAAAAACAGCTTCGTTATCAACAGAGAAATAGACAAGAAAGAATAG
- the lpxB gene encoding lipid-A-disaccharide synthase produces MRLFISTGEVSGDLQGGLLVKALFQQAEKLNISLEIEGLGGKKMAEAGAKLIADTTAIGSVGLWESVPFIIPTLQVQNKAKKYLQTHLPDAIILIDYVGPNLAIASSLKKKYPNTPIIWYIGPQFWVWTPLGQDVEQLVKVTDKLLAIFPEEAKFYQEKGIDVTYVGHPLTDRIKKAPSRETARKKLGIQETEKMIVLLPASRQQELKYLLPVIIESAKKIQAKFPKIKFYLPISLAKYREEIERVINQNQLKITLFEGETLEILAGADLAITKSGTVNLELGLLKIPQIVIYKVNKLTMWVARKILNFSIPFMSPVNLVSMTEIVPELLQEKATVENITNLAEELLFNSSRQHQLSQDYATMIKVLDSGKDSVCDQVAQEILSTGQKNKERGCNVGRQQV; encoded by the coding sequence ATGCGTCTTTTTATTAGTACAGGGGAAGTTTCGGGAGATTTACAAGGGGGTTTATTAGTCAAAGCCCTTTTTCAACAAGCCGAAAAACTCAATATCTCTCTGGAAATAGAAGGATTAGGGGGCAAAAAAATGGCAGAGGCAGGGGCAAAACTTATCGCTGATACTACGGCTATAGGCTCAGTGGGTTTATGGGAATCAGTGCCTTTCATCATCCCTACTTTACAAGTGCAAAATAAGGCAAAGAAATATTTACAAACTCATCTTCCTGATGCAATTATTTTAATTGATTATGTGGGGCCAAATCTTGCGATCGCATCTTCATTAAAGAAAAAATATCCAAATACTCCTATAATTTGGTATATTGGCCCACAATTCTGGGTTTGGACACCATTAGGGCAAGATGTTGAGCAATTAGTTAAAGTTACTGATAAATTATTAGCAATATTTCCCGAAGAAGCTAAATTTTATCAAGAAAAAGGCATTGATGTTACTTATGTGGGACATCCTTTAACTGATAGAATCAAAAAAGCCCCCAGTCGAGAAACTGCCAGAAAAAAATTAGGTATTCAAGAAACAGAAAAAATGATTGTTTTATTACCTGCATCTCGACAACAAGAATTAAAATATTTATTGCCAGTAATCATAGAATCTGCAAAAAAAATTCAGGCTAAATTTCCCAAAATTAAATTTTATTTACCCATATCTTTAGCTAAATATAGAGAAGAAATAGAAAGAGTTATCAATCAAAATCAATTAAAAATAACTTTATTTGAAGGAGAAACCTTAGAGATTTTAGCAGGAGCAGATTTAGCAATTACAAAGTCAGGAACAGTAAACCTGGAATTAGGCTTATTAAAAATTCCACAAATAGTTATTTATAAAGTTAATAAATTAACCATGTGGGTTGCTCGTAAAATTCTTAACTTTTCTATCCCCTTTATGTCTCCTGTGAATTTAGTTTCCATGACAGAAATTGTGCCAGAATTATTGCAAGAAAAAGCCACCGTTGAAAATATTACCAATCTTGCGGAAGAATTACTGTTTAATTCCTCTCGTCAACATCAATTAAGTCAAGATTATGCAACCATGATTAAAGTCTTAGATAGCGGAAAAGATTCTGTGTGCGATCAAGTTGCTCAAGAAATTCTCAGTACAGGACAAAAAAATAAAGAAAGGGGTTGCAATGTAGGAAGGCAGCAGGTTTGA